Proteins encoded in a region of the Mucilaginibacter sabulilitoris genome:
- the fabV gene encoding enoyl-ACP reductase FabV: MIIEPRIRGFICLTTHPKGCEQNVINQINYVKSKGAINGGKKALIIGASTGFGLASRITSAFGAGASTIGVYFEKPPAEGKPASAGWYNTAAFEKQAHEAGLYAKSINGDAFSDEIKQKTIDLIKADLGQVDLVIYSLASPRRTNPKTGITHNSVLKPIGEVFTNKTVDFHTGVVSEISINPANEEEIANTVAVMGGEDWQFWIDDLKKAGVLADGVLTVAYSYIGPAVTEKVYRKGTIGRAKDHLEATAKQINEQLKDINGKALVSVNKALVTQASSAIPVIPLYISLLYKIMKAEGIHEGCIEQMQRLFEQRLYTGGEMPTDEQGRVRVDDWEMRDDIQAQVAELWLQSTTETLPELGDLKGYKTDFLNLFGFDVPGVNYQEDVNEMVAVPGLVS; the protein is encoded by the coding sequence ATGATCATTGAACCAAGAATACGCGGCTTTATTTGTTTGACTACCCATCCAAAAGGCTGTGAGCAAAATGTTATAAACCAGATTAATTACGTAAAATCAAAAGGTGCTATCAATGGCGGCAAAAAAGCTTTGATCATTGGCGCTTCAACCGGCTTCGGGCTGGCATCCAGGATCACCAGCGCGTTTGGTGCCGGAGCATCAACCATCGGTGTTTACTTTGAAAAACCACCTGCCGAAGGCAAACCTGCATCTGCCGGATGGTATAATACCGCGGCGTTTGAAAAACAGGCCCACGAAGCAGGTTTATATGCCAAAAGTATAAATGGCGATGCTTTTTCTGACGAGATCAAACAAAAAACCATCGATCTGATCAAGGCAGATCTGGGTCAGGTTGACCTGGTGATATACAGTCTGGCTTCTCCGCGCAGAACTAATCCTAAAACTGGTATCACCCATAACTCGGTGTTAAAACCCATTGGTGAAGTATTCACCAATAAAACGGTTGATTTTCACACCGGGGTGGTATCTGAAATTTCAATAAACCCTGCTAACGAAGAGGAAATAGCCAATACCGTTGCCGTTATGGGCGGAGAAGACTGGCAATTCTGGATCGATGACCTAAAAAAGGCCGGTGTTTTGGCTGATGGCGTACTCACTGTTGCTTACTCCTATATTGGCCCCGCAGTTACCGAAAAGGTTTACCGTAAAGGCACCATCGGTAGGGCTAAAGACCATCTGGAGGCTACTGCAAAACAGATCAACGAACAGTTGAAAGATATCAATGGCAAAGCGCTGGTATCGGTTAATAAGGCACTGGTAACACAAGCCAGTTCGGCTATTCCGGTTATTCCGCTTTATATTTCACTGCTTTATAAGATTATGAAGGCAGAGGGTATACATGAAGGCTGTATTGAGCAAATGCAGCGTTTATTTGAACAACGCCTCTATACCGGTGGTGAAATGCCTACCGACGAGCAGGGCCGTGTGCGCGTTGACGACTGGGAAATGCGCGACGATATTCAAGCCCAAGTAGCTGAATTGTGGCTACAATCAACCACCGAAACGCTGCCCGAACTGGGCGACCTGAAAGGCTATAAAACCGATTTCCTGAACCTGTTTGGTTTTGACGTTCCCGGAGTAAATTACCAGGAAGATGTGAACGAAATGGTAGCAGTACCGGGATTGGTGAGCTAA
- a CDS encoding ATP-dependent helicase, with translation MDYLQGLNPEQRAAVEQTEGPVMIIAGAGSGKTRVITYRVAHLIRKGVDSFNILVLTFTNKAAREMRERITHVVGGEAKNIWMGTFHSVFAKLLRVEAEKIGYPSNFTIYDTDDSKSVLRAILKEMNLDDKLYNVNFVLNRISASKNNLISWQEYNKNEQIQADDFSSGRGQLGKIYEMYATRCYRAGAMDFDDLLYKTNELLKLHPEVLNKYQHKFKYLMVDEYQDTNFSQYLIVKKLAAVNENLCVVGDDAQSIYAFRGANIQNILNFEKDYPDLKVFKLEQNYRSTQNIVNVANSIISNNKEQLKKNVFSEKETGDKIKVMRAFSDNEEGKMVAETIMQDRSLKGRKWHDFAILYRTNAQSRSMEEALRKLGIPYKIYGGLSFYQRKEIKDLIAYFRLTFNPNDEEALKRVINYPKRGIGDTSVDKIIVSADQHGITPWEVIVEPGKYFDGKAPSTLNTFATMIQSFQVLAKTKSAYESALYIAQHSGLLKDLYEDKSVEGLNRYENIQELLNGIKEFSEREDIEEKGLDVFMQDVALLTNDDKDKDKDADTVSLMTIHSSKGLEFPQVYVVGLEENLFPSQMSLNSRSDLEEERRLFYVAVTRAETKLTISYATSRFKFGTLISCEPSRFLDEIDAKYLELDYSAKPASSGNPFFDDERKAWSGGKQADAFSKPKPATSAPVKTTSILAKAHVPSPNFKPSDTSNLQVGMEVEHERFGFGKVLSLEGNKPDIKATIFFKEIGQKQLLLKFAKLYIINNIN, from the coding sequence TTGGATTATTTACAGGGTTTAAACCCCGAGCAAAGGGCAGCGGTTGAGCAAACCGAGGGTCCGGTGATGATTATTGCCGGCGCCGGATCGGGCAAAACAAGAGTTATTACTTACCGTGTGGCGCACCTGATACGCAAGGGTGTGGATTCTTTTAATATACTGGTGTTAACCTTTACCAATAAGGCGGCGCGCGAAATGCGCGAGCGTATAACCCATGTAGTTGGCGGCGAAGCTAAAAATATATGGATGGGTACTTTCCACTCGGTTTTTGCCAAGCTGCTGCGCGTGGAAGCTGAAAAAATTGGCTATCCGAGCAATTTTACCATTTACGACACTGACGACAGCAAGAGCGTATTGAGGGCCATTTTAAAAGAAATGAACCTTGACGATAAACTGTACAATGTAAACTTTGTACTCAACCGTATATCAGCTTCTAAAAACAACCTTATATCGTGGCAGGAATACAATAAGAATGAGCAGATACAGGCCGACGATTTTTCGAGCGGACGCGGCCAACTGGGCAAAATTTACGAAATGTACGCCACCCGCTGCTACCGTGCCGGCGCTATGGATTTTGACGACTTACTGTATAAAACCAATGAGCTGCTTAAGCTACACCCAGAGGTATTGAACAAGTACCAGCATAAGTTTAAATACCTCATGGTTGATGAGTATCAGGATACTAACTTTTCGCAATACCTTATTGTAAAAAAACTGGCCGCTGTAAATGAAAATTTATGTGTGGTTGGTGATGACGCCCAAAGTATCTACGCTTTCCGTGGCGCCAATATCCAGAATATCCTCAATTTTGAAAAGGATTACCCCGATTTGAAAGTATTCAAGCTGGAGCAGAATTACCGCTCAACCCAAAATATTGTAAATGTTGCCAACAGCATCATCAGCAATAATAAAGAGCAGCTTAAAAAGAATGTTTTCTCTGAAAAGGAAACGGGAGACAAGATAAAGGTAATGCGCGCCTTCAGCGATAATGAAGAAGGTAAAATGGTTGCTGAAACCATTATGCAGGACAGGAGTCTGAAAGGCAGGAAATGGCACGATTTTGCCATTTTATACCGTACCAACGCACAGTCACGTTCCATGGAAGAGGCCCTGCGTAAACTTGGCATCCCCTATAAAATTTACGGTGGATTATCATTCTACCAGCGTAAAGAGATCAAAGACCTGATAGCTTATTTTAGGCTTACCTTTAACCCCAATGACGAGGAAGCGCTTAAACGCGTTATCAACTACCCAAAACGAGGCATTGGTGATACCTCTGTTGATAAGATCATTGTAAGTGCCGATCAGCATGGCATAACCCCGTGGGAAGTAATTGTGGAACCAGGTAAATATTTCGACGGTAAGGCTCCCTCTACCCTTAATACCTTTGCCACCATGATCCAAAGCTTCCAGGTGCTTGCAAAAACAAAATCGGCTTATGAGTCGGCCTTATATATTGCACAGCACTCGGGTTTATTAAAAGATCTGTATGAGGATAAATCTGTTGAGGGGTTAAACCGTTACGAAAACATACAGGAGCTACTAAATGGTATCAAGGAATTTTCTGAACGAGAAGATATTGAAGAAAAGGGCCTGGATGTTTTTATGCAGGATGTGGCGCTGCTCACCAATGATGATAAGGACAAGGATAAAGACGCCGATACGGTTTCATTAATGACCATACACTCTTCTAAAGGACTTGAATTTCCGCAGGTTTATGTGGTGGGATTAGAAGAAAACCTATTCCCATCACAAATGTCGCTCAATTCGCGCAGTGACCTGGAAGAGGAACGCCGTTTATTTTATGTAGCAGTTACCCGTGCCGAAACAAAGCTTACCATTAGCTATGCCACCTCAAGATTTAAATTCGGCACGCTTATTAGCTGCGAACCCAGCCGTTTCCTGGATGAGATAGATGCCAAATACCTTGAACTTGATTATAGCGCAAAACCGGCAAGCAGCGGCAACCCGTTTTTTGATGATGAGCGTAAGGCCTGGAGTGGCGGTAAACAGGCCGATGCATTTTCAAAACCAAAACCGGCCACATCGGCCCCGGTAAAAACCACATCAATACTGGCCAAGGCCCACGTACCCTCGCCAAACTTTAAACCATCAGACACTTCAAACCTGCAGGTGGGCATGGAAGTTGAGCATGAACGCTTTGGTTTTGGTAAAGTGCTGAGCCTGGAGGGTAATAAGCCAGATATTAAAGCTACTATATTTTTTAAAGAGATAGGCCAAAAACAGTTGCTCCTGAAATTTGCCAAACTTTATATTATCAACAATATAAACTAA
- a CDS encoding right-handed parallel beta-helix repeat-containing protein, whose translation MKKYLFSFSLFAFLLITSLDALAQTPQSCPATAKRHQSPAKTTYYINPQTGDDGNTGINSKMPWKTFKPVNSLMLAAGDKIEIMAPGDFNESLVLIAKGKSMAHVTVNFAPGTYNFYPKNAFKKQFHISNTNDKPYELKAIALYINNCRFVDIKAQGAKILLHGKMIETCVDHSENVSISGITYDYFRPTVSELQVMNTGPNFADLKIHPDSKYSIKDSLLTWEGEGWRHKPIELWQVLDRQTGDLQRTDIAVNDIKYAETDNNMVRAYFKKDPGFKTGLIYQNRDVTRDCAGIFIQRSKNIILKNIRINFMHGMGVVNQFCENISMDGVSVKPDPKSGRTCSAWADILHFSGCRGKIEIKNSYLSGANDDAINVHGTYLRIMESPKPNQVRVQFMHDQTYGFDAFTAGDSIAFIHSESLQQYADNLVVNAKKLNDKEMLLTLKRSVPGGINPKDVIENTTWTPQVWIHRDTITKIPTRGVLVTSRRKVIIEDNIFLHIHMSAISIADDAASWYESGMVKNLTIRHNRFVQCGEPVIIICPENTQSNTAVHQNISIINNNFDLQGQQVLSAKSTSGVQFLNNNIKARKVADIKDMMTMKDCTGVKTSGNTISQ comes from the coding sequence ATGAAGAAATATCTTTTTTCCTTTTCTCTCTTCGCTTTCCTGTTAATTACAAGCCTTGATGCATTAGCTCAAACTCCACAATCATGTCCGGCAACCGCCAAACGTCATCAATCCCCCGCAAAAACAACATATTATATCAACCCGCAAACCGGCGATGACGGTAACACAGGCATCAACAGTAAAATGCCCTGGAAAACTTTTAAACCTGTAAACAGCCTCATGCTTGCCGCGGGCGACAAAATAGAGATCATGGCTCCCGGCGATTTTAACGAGTCGTTGGTATTAATAGCAAAAGGTAAGAGCATGGCACATGTTACGGTAAACTTCGCGCCGGGTACATATAACTTTTACCCAAAAAATGCTTTTAAAAAACAGTTCCATATCTCCAACACCAATGATAAACCTTATGAGCTAAAGGCAATTGCGCTTTATATAAACAACTGCCGCTTTGTTGATATAAAAGCACAGGGTGCTAAAATACTGTTACACGGTAAAATGATAGAAACCTGTGTAGATCATAGCGAAAACGTCAGCATTAGCGGCATTACTTATGACTACTTCCGCCCTACAGTATCCGAATTGCAGGTTATGAATACCGGGCCGAATTTTGCCGATCTAAAAATCCATCCTGATTCTAAATATAGTATTAAGGATAGCCTGCTCACCTGGGAAGGCGAAGGCTGGCGACACAAGCCAATCGAACTATGGCAGGTGCTTGATCGGCAAACTGGCGATCTGCAGCGGACCGACATTGCCGTAAATGATATTAAATATGCAGAAACCGATAATAATATGGTTCGCGCCTATTTTAAAAAGGATCCCGGATTTAAAACCGGATTGATCTATCAAAACCGCGATGTAACCCGCGATTGTGCGGGCATTTTTATACAGCGCAGTAAAAACATCATCCTTAAAAATATTCGCATCAATTTTATGCACGGCATGGGTGTGGTGAACCAGTTTTGTGAAAACATCAGCATGGATGGTGTTAGCGTTAAACCTGATCCAAAATCGGGACGTACCTGCTCAGCCTGGGCCGACATACTCCACTTTTCGGGTTGCCGTGGTAAAATCGAGATCAAAAACTCCTATCTTTCAGGAGCTAATGATGATGCTATTAATGTTCATGGTACTTATTTAAGAATCATGGAATCGCCCAAACCTAACCAGGTCAGAGTACAGTTTATGCATGATCAAACCTATGGGTTCGATGCTTTTACAGCCGGTGATAGTATAGCTTTTATCCACTCCGAAAGTTTACAGCAATACGCAGATAACCTGGTTGTAAATGCTAAAAAACTCAACGATAAAGAAATGCTGCTTACTCTAAAAAGGTCTGTACCTGGTGGCATTAACCCTAAAGATGTAATAGAGAATACCACCTGGACACCACAGGTTTGGATACATCGCGATACTATTACCAAAATACCAACCCGCGGCGTATTGGTGACCAGCAGGCGCAAAGTAATTATCGAGGACAATATTTTTCTGCATATCCACATGAGCGCTATATCCATTGCCGATGACGCGGCCAGCTGGTATGAATCGGGCATGGTAAAAAATTTAACTATCCGCCATAACCGTTTTGTTCAATGCGGCGAGCCGGTAATTATCATTTGCCCTGAAAATACCCAATCGAACACGGCGGTGCATCAAAATATATCTATCATCAATAACAATTTTGATTTACAGGGGCAGCAGGTACTTTCGGCCAAAAGCACTTCGGGCGTACAGTTCCTGAACAATAACATTAAAGCAAGAAAGGTAGCTGATATAAAGGATATGATGACTATGAAGGATTGCACCGGAGTAAAAACATCAGGTAATACCATCAGCCAATAG
- a CDS encoding tetratricopeptide repeat protein, giving the protein MRKTYTFLLVFFISLTVYAKDFDEVTVIDTAAVINLNRQAYGNRLTDPEQTVTDATRALEMAKKINYFNGIGEAYRVLGIGRYYLDQPEKSFDNYLNAVNFFVKAGNLSGEAKVYNNIGILFRDHDYNRSLDYLNKSLAIATKIKDRRLIASLELNIGNVYTRKSSLQQALNYYEKSNIVFEELKDSVNLVQALQNRGVIYYQLNQYDKALELLLKANRAAKHQDLNESVASINLTLASLYITEKKYDEAEKIVKEGVAYTQLVKDPKLDYDYKHTTYELEYNRKNFERALYYLREIYKLDSTTYKLNTSVQMNLIEAKRKQEEQIKENERVAERQAYDRSRLWAVSMVAGLLLVVIGLLVGNVKRKAKTNAQLTMLNGEVLRQKDNLDRINHHLEEIIDERTKDLQIKNKKLSEHSSYLSHQIRGPIATLRGLINLEKEGLVDQQECIDMMDKCVSEIDEKIIEMSDMLHNPSQGTNS; this is encoded by the coding sequence AACTTAAACAGGCAGGCTTATGGCAACCGCTTAACAGATCCGGAACAGACTGTTACCGATGCCACAAGGGCTTTGGAAATGGCTAAAAAAATAAACTATTTTAATGGTATTGGCGAAGCTTACCGTGTTTTAGGTATAGGAAGATATTATCTTGATCAACCAGAAAAATCTTTTGATAATTATTTAAACGCGGTTAATTTTTTCGTAAAGGCGGGTAACTTAAGCGGCGAGGCAAAAGTATATAACAATATAGGTATTTTATTCAGGGACCACGATTATAACCGCTCCCTTGATTACCTGAATAAATCCCTGGCAATAGCCACTAAGATAAAGGACCGACGTTTGATAGCTTCACTTGAATTAAACATAGGTAACGTTTATACACGTAAAAGTAGCTTGCAGCAGGCGCTGAATTATTACGAAAAAAGTAATATTGTTTTTGAAGAGCTTAAGGATTCGGTAAACCTGGTACAGGCGTTGCAAAACAGAGGCGTTATTTATTATCAGCTTAATCAGTACGATAAGGCGTTAGAGCTGCTATTAAAGGCTAATAGAGCTGCAAAACACCAGGACTTAAATGAGTCGGTAGCCAGCATTAACCTTACACTCGCTTCTTTATACATTACTGAAAAAAAATATGATGAGGCAGAAAAAATTGTAAAAGAGGGTGTAGCCTATACCCAACTGGTTAAAGACCCCAAACTTGATTACGATTACAAGCATACCACATATGAGCTGGAATATAATCGCAAAAACTTCGAACGGGCCTTATACTATTTACGGGAAATTTATAAACTTGACAGTACAACCTATAAATTGAATACCTCGGTTCAGATGAACCTGATTGAGGCGAAACGCAAGCAAGAGGAGCAAATTAAGGAAAATGAACGGGTAGCCGAACGTCAGGCTTATGACAGGTCAAGGCTTTGGGCGGTGAGCATGGTTGCTGGCTTATTGTTGGTTGTTATCGGCTTATTAGTAGGTAATGTTAAGCGTAAAGCAAAAACCAATGCACAGCTTACCATGTTGAATGGGGAAGTTTTAAGACAAAAAGATAACCTTGACCGTATTAACCACCACCTGGAAGAAATAATTGACGAGCGTACAAAAGACCTTCAGATCAAGAACAAAAAGCTTTCGGAACACTCCTCGTACCTCTCTCACCAGATCAGGGGACCCATCGCTACCTTGCGTGGATTAATTAACCTTGAAAAAGAAGGGTTGGTTGATCAGCAGGAATGTATTGATATGATGGATAAATGCGTTTCGGAAATTGATGAAAAGATAATAGAAATGAGCGACATGCTCCACAATCCGTCACAAGGAACTAACTCCTGA
- a CDS encoding helix-turn-helix domain-containing protein, with product MPIIVNLDVMMAKRKMSLTELSEKVGITMANLSILKTGKAKAVRLETLEAICRILNCQPGDILEFVE from the coding sequence ATGCCTATAATTGTAAATCTGGATGTGATGATGGCAAAGCGAAAAATGTCATTAACAGAGCTTAGCGAAAAAGTAGGCATTACTATGGCCAATCTGTCGATACTTAAAACCGGGAAAGCTAAAGCTGTAAGACTGGAAACCCTTGAAGCGATATGCCGTATATTGAACTGTCAGCCAGGTGATATTCTGGAGTTTGTAGAATGA
- a CDS encoding DUF1593 domain-containing protein: MACIKTFISVIIFAFILSTNALSQTSHKLRVLVLTDIEADPDDSQSMIRFLTYSNQWDIEGLIATTSIHQKTRVAPETVREILNAYKKVQPNLLKHEKGYPTFEYLSAKVKKGLPVYGMEGVGKNHDSEGSEWIIKTLEQHDARPVWICAWGGTNCLAQALWKIQQTKPAAEAQALYKKIRVYTISDQDDSGPWIRKTFPGLFYVCSPGYTYGQATWLGMSFSFPGSNTQVISNDWLAKNIQQGHGPLGAAYPDVAYGMEGDSPSFLGLIQNGLNDPEHPNYGGWGGRYEFYTPPLSKAPDPFARPNWPVTEQETRPLWANAEDSVYVDIDRKGYKSIQATIWRWRQEFQNDFAARMTWTTRNYAATNHPPVPMLAHADHFTVKSGQLFHLNAKGTHDPDGDSLSYLWFQYPEAGTYKGLVSFKPYSSNLYDLPVTAPVVTSAQTIHFILKVTDKGTPALTRYKRVIVTVLPG; this comes from the coding sequence ATGGCCTGCATCAAGACGTTTATTTCCGTTATCATATTTGCATTTATTTTATCTACCAACGCACTATCGCAAACAAGTCATAAGCTCAGGGTGTTGGTGTTAACCGACATTGAAGCCGACCCGGATGATTCTCAATCCATGATCAGATTTTTGACCTACAGCAACCAGTGGGATATTGAGGGTTTAATTGCCACTACTTCCATCCACCAAAAAACCCGGGTAGCGCCCGAAACCGTACGTGAAATTTTAAACGCCTATAAAAAAGTCCAGCCCAATTTATTAAAGCATGAAAAAGGGTATCCCACCTTTGAATATTTAAGTGCGAAGGTAAAAAAAGGGCTGCCGGTTTATGGCATGGAGGGTGTTGGTAAAAACCACGATTCGGAAGGTTCTGAGTGGATCATTAAAACACTTGAACAGCATGATGCACGACCAGTATGGATATGCGCATGGGGTGGCACCAACTGCCTGGCGCAGGCTTTATGGAAAATTCAACAAACCAAACCGGCTGCTGAGGCACAGGCTTTATATAAAAAGATAAGGGTTTACACCATTTCAGATCAAGATGATTCCGGTCCATGGATTCGTAAAACTTTCCCCGGTTTGTTTTATGTGTGCAGTCCGGGTTATACCTATGGGCAGGCAACATGGCTGGGTATGTCATTTTCTTTCCCCGGCTCAAATACACAGGTAATTAGTAACGATTGGCTGGCCAAAAACATACAGCAGGGCCATGGACCACTGGGTGCTGCCTACCCCGACGTTGCTTATGGCATGGAAGGTGATTCTCCGTCTTTCTTGGGGTTAATTCAGAATGGATTGAATGACCCGGAGCATCCAAACTATGGCGGCTGGGGTGGCAGGTATGAGTTTTACACTCCGCCATTATCAAAAGCACCTGATCCCTTTGCGCGACCAAACTGGCCTGTTACAGAGCAGGAAACCCGCCCGCTTTGGGCTAATGCAGAAGATTCCGTTTATGTCGATATTGATAGAAAAGGTTACAAAAGCATTCAAGCCACTATATGGCGATGGCGTCAAGAATTTCAGAATGATTTTGCAGCCCGCATGACCTGGACTACCCGAAATTACGCCGCAACCAACCATCCGCCTGTACCCATGTTGGCTCATGCCGATCATTTCACCGTAAAATCCGGACAACTATTTCATTTAAACGCGAAGGGAACTCACGATCCTGACGGCGATTCGTTAAGTTATTTATGGTTTCAATACCCCGAAGCCGGAACCTATAAAGGTCTGGTAAGCTTTAAACCATACTCATCCAACCTGTATGATCTGCCTGTTACGGCGCCGGTAGTGACATCGGCGCAAACCATTCATTTTATTTTAAAAGTTACAGATAAAGGCACGCCGGCTTTAACCCGGTACAAGCGTGTAATTGTAACCGTGCTTCCCGGATAA
- a CDS encoding helix-turn-helix domain-containing protein has translation MSDHTQKKTNKSVGKNIRALRHQRGWSQEDVANRLGISIPAFSKIETGVTDINLSRLEQIANIFEINVAQMLAIDAEEIDVTPSNLSIAQKKLIDRESEISNLQRKVILLYEELRNKSILAL, from the coding sequence ATGAGCGATCACACACAAAAGAAAACTAATAAATCTGTAGGGAAAAACATTAGAGCATTACGTCACCAGCGCGGATGGAGCCAGGAAGATGTGGCAAACCGTTTGGGTATTTCTATTCCCGCTTTTTCAAAAATTGAAACTGGCGTAACTGACATTAACTTATCGCGCCTGGAGCAAATTGCAAATATCTTTGAAATAAATGTGGCACAAATGCTGGCCATTGATGCCGAAGAGATTGATGTTACTCCATCAAACTTAAGTATTGCTCAAAAGAAACTTATTGATCGCGAGTCGGAGATTTCAAATCTACAACGCAAGGTAATTTTACTTTACGAAGAATTGCGTAATAAGAGCATTTTAGCCCTGTAG
- a CDS encoding DUF2975 domain-containing protein, whose product MKIKISTNMLVNGLIISVVIFYSVMIITSLYFTSVNTIYHTDNVPGDTYTWSKQLPEIDPEVPASLPYFKYLELKQKVKLTRQLRNGEFLDLGGAQMGGVMRMGGGMLCDTCSINHDKLDIPGVKQYYIKLPGWKLKKSTFVQFDLDSVKFYVEHKQSYVRKAVIDKVLLNKNGTKNYLVHEADVPVKFRYDSRENCIMIPISKTARDIINPVMLIIVIIIALYFLYLIAAFLNFIIDVSKGLSFTKKNINRLRLIALSLLGFPVLAFLLNMLMPVIFHSYFTEDAVFNIQSLNNDWISMGIGIVFLLLFRAFKQGKILKDEQDLTV is encoded by the coding sequence ATGAAAATCAAGATCAGTACCAACATGCTGGTTAATGGTTTAATTATTAGCGTTGTGATTTTTTATAGCGTTATGATAATAACAAGCCTTTACTTCACCAGCGTTAATACAATATACCATACCGACAATGTGCCCGGTGATACTTATACCTGGAGCAAGCAATTGCCTGAAATTGATCCCGAGGTTCCTGCATCCCTGCCTTATTTTAAGTATCTGGAATTGAAACAAAAGGTTAAGCTGACCCGTCAGTTACGGAATGGTGAGTTTCTTGACCTGGGAGGTGCGCAGATGGGCGGGGTGATGCGTATGGGCGGAGGTATGCTTTGCGATACCTGTAGTATAAATCATGATAAGCTGGATATTCCGGGCGTAAAGCAATATTATATTAAACTGCCCGGCTGGAAATTGAAGAAATCAACATTTGTACAGTTTGATTTAGATTCTGTAAAGTTTTATGTGGAGCATAAACAATCTTACGTACGCAAAGCTGTTATTGATAAAGTATTGCTCAACAAGAATGGTACTAAAAATTACCTCGTACATGAGGCCGATGTGCCCGTAAAATTCAGGTATGACAGTCGTGAAAACTGTATCATGATACCTATTAGTAAAACGGCAAGAGATATCATAAATCCAGTTATGCTGATTATTGTGATAATAATTGCATTATACTTTTTGTACCTGATAGCCGCGTTTTTAAATTTTATTATTGATGTGTCAAAAGGCCTCTCGTTTACCAAAAAAAATATAAACAGGTTACGGCTTATCGCATTGAGTTTACTTGGTTTTCCTGTACTGGCGTTTTTATTAAATATGCTGATGCCTGTTATATTCCATAGTTATTTTACGGAGGATGCAGTATTCAATATCCAGAGCTTAAATAACGATTGGATAAGCATGGGCATAGGAATTGTATTTTTGCTGTTGTTTAGAGCTTTCAAACAGGGCAAAATATTGAAAGACGAACAGGATTTAACCGTATAA